GTATCGTCGTCGCTTGAATCAAATAGTCTCGCCCGATCGAGTCCCCCTTTTATCGAGTAGGCTTGTACTGAGGAAAATCCCTCGACGTAGTTGAAGAAAGTGGGGCCGCTGAGGACGCTATAGTGGGGCAGGCCTGTGAATTGATCGTCCGCAATTGAGTCATAAAGGTAGGCTGTATCGTTTCCATCGCCAGCATAGATGTATTGTTTTTCAAAGTCGACGCTCTGTATTCTGAGATTGCTTCCTCTGACTTGCAGGGTGCTCGGTGTCACTGTCACTGACTCATTTTGGTCGCTTAGATAAATCCGCAAAACGTCATTGCCCTGCTCCCCATGGAACTGGACGCTGGATTGTTCGTGTTTGGAAAGGTCAAACGTCAGCCCATTTACCGAAAACGAAGCTTGAGGTCCCAGCGTGGCAAAAAAGTTGTCGTCTTGGCTCGTTCCAAAAATATTCAGCTCGTTGCCTTCGATTGAGACGATGTTTGCTAGGGTGATTCGAGTCGGGCTTGTTGACTCAAAATAAAAGCTGTCGCCGGCGTCGACGTCCAGATCGAGTCGATGTTGGACTGATGCAAAGGGTTGGTTGGATGTTACTTGATCCATATCTTGAAATAGATTCAATCTGTTTGGTGGGCTCGTGTCCGCGCTGACCGAAATGGCCAAAATCCCGGCTCGCTCCGTGGTGAATTCGTAGATCGCACCGCCGGTCGTGGTGATCTCGCTGAAGCCGATGGCCCCCAACTCAATTGTCGGTGGCTGCAAGGAGGCGGTGAACGAATATTCTCCCACGCCGGAATCACTGCCGATTCCGATGGTGTACCGTTGATGAGCTCGTACCTCGATGTCGATGACCTTTCCATTTTCGGCGGAAAGGCTGTCCGTATACCAACGAGGTGCAAGCTGAGAAGCCTGGTCGATTTGGAGACGAATCGTGCCTGATTGGGCCGGTGAAAAAGAAAAGTAGTCGACGTCAGTCGGAATTTCGATGTTCCCTGTTACCGAATGGCTGCTGCCAATCTGGCCAAGTGCATGGGCCGTGTTCGCTGCCGAGCCATAATCGTCGATCGGAGCGATTGACTCCAAGGCCGCTTGGAGGTCAACATGACTGTAGAACCGATCGGTACGTTCGTCGAATGTTTGTTGAGCTGTGCCTTGCAGGATTTGGTGAATGGTTTCCACCGAGACGTCGGTGGCTCCCGTTCGTTCCAAAGCCTCACGAATCAGAATGCTGGCGCCCGAGACGAAAGGGGTCGCCATGCTCGTGCCAGATGCGGTGAAAAAATCGTCTGTGATTCCGTTGAAATCATAGAGGTAATCAGGGGCCGTGCTTGTGATGTTCTCGCCGGGCGCAACGAGGACACGATCACTTCTGCGGCTGAAATTACTCAATTCACCCTTGGAGTCATGGCTGGCAACCGCAACGACATGAGGGCTGGTGGCTGGATAGCTTAAGCCGACAACAGGGCGTGTGCGAAATCCATTTCCCGCAGCAACTGCCACGAAAATGCCTTGTTCGTGCAGTTCACTGAATTCGTTCTCTAGGACGGCCCATTGGGGGACTTCTTCTCCCTGCCATTTCGTTCCCAATGAGAGGTTGACGGTTGTGATCGGGTGCTCGAAATTTTGCCGGTTGTCAATCACCCAGCGGAGCGCATTCTCAATCCACTCGAAGCTGCCTTCCCCTTGGTCATTGAAGACCCGCAAGGCGACTAAGTCGACTTCCGGAGCAACCCCAGGATGATCTGTGTCAGCGCTTGCCAGGATGCCTGCGATGTGAGTGCCGTGCAGACCGGCTGGCGCATCGTCGAAAGGGTCGGCGTCATTCTCATCGGTGAAATCCCAACCGCCCACGACACGATGGCCCGTACCAAATCCGCCTCCAAGTGCCTGGTGATCGTAAGCAATTCCACTGTCGATGATAGCGACGGTCTGTCCGTGGCCGCTTAGTCCGAGCGCGTGGGCGTAGGCAACTCCTGCAACCTGATGACCAGCTAAAATGGATGTCTCGTCGCTAACGCTTGTCTGGATCGCCGGCATCTCTGTAGTTGGGTGCGCCAACACCAAGCGAGGCTCGCATGGTTCAACTTGTAAGCTGCGATAGATGTGGAGTCGGGAATCAAAGTGACCCATGAACGGACTCACGTGCGATGGAAAATCAGGGTGTTAGTCGTGGTTGGCATACGTTCGATTCGATCGCGTCGATAGATCACAAACGCGACGACGTGGCGAGTGCCACACAGTACCCTAGGTTACGATCAAACGTGCTTTTTTGGGCAGGACTAAGATGTTGCGGCAATGCATCGCCAGAGTGTCATTTGGCCGCTGTGTCGCCGAAAAACCACCTCGAATTAGCGCTGTTGTTGCCTGGGAACAACATGGGTGGTCGAGAAAGAACGCTGATTCTCAATTGAATCGTGAATCGGCTGTTCCGTTGCCGTGCTCCAAGATGAGGCTAGCGCATTTGATTGTCGATTTGCGCCAATCGTATCTTGACCGTAGGGTCGTTGGGTTTTCTTCGTGCGCACCAACGAAACTGCTGACGTGCCTGCTGGTAATCGCCCGCCTGTTGGAGTCGGGAACCCAAAAGAAAGTTCAATTGATAGTCACCAGGGTCGGCCTCTAACGCTTTTCGTGTAGCATCAATGGCTTGGGGGATCTGTTGTAGATAACTGTGTACTTCCTGGCAACGATACCAGAGGCGAGCAGCTTCCGGACCGGAATACTGACCGGCAAGCATGCCGAGTTGCTCGGAATAATGCTTGCCGGCAATTCGTGCTTCGTCCAACAGGTCCGCGAAACGGTAATAATTAAACAGCCTTTCCAGACCATCGTGGTCCGGTTGAAAAACGGTAATAAATGCTTCCGGATGGACCTGGAGTGCTAACGATTCGATGATCACGGCCTGAATGGCGGGACCTCGACAAAATGCCTGTTGGAGAAACTTTGCGCCCCCTTGCATGTCACCCGCTTGAATGGCGTCATATCCAGCCATGTAAAGCACATCGCCGTCGTGTGGTCGAACTGCAAGTGCCTGGCTGATTAATGCGTTTCGCATTGGGTTGTGTCCTGAAAGAAAAGCCAAGTCGCACAAATGCAGATAGGCTTTGCCCTGCAGGGGCGAAAGTCGGATTGCTTGCAAGGCGTGATTCCTCGCCAAACTCAAATAAGTAAGGTGCTTGCCCGTTGCAACAGTTAGCCATTCGTGCTGTGCTGCAAGCGAGGGAAAATTAGAATTGATGGCAGCCTCACGAATACTCCAAAGACTCATGGGATTTTCGCTGAGCCGTTGGCAACGATCAAAACGTCGCAGGTAGTTGGTCGACAGACGAAGGTGGGCGCGAGCGTCATTGGGGTCATGCCGAAGGGTTGCTATTAAATAACGCTCCATCCGGGTCAGCGACTCCTGATCGTGATGGCCGAACGAGTCCATTTCCCGACGATTGATTTGTGCTTGTGTTTCAACGTCGCGGTCGGTCGTCAGTGATATTTTAAGATAACTTTCCCATGCCGTTGCTGCGAAGGCAGGTCGTTGAAGCGTCGGTAGACTGAGACATGCCACAAAAACAATGGCGATGACGCAAGCGAACGAATGGAAACGGCAAAGCGAAATATCGGACGTATCATTTGCAGCCGGTTGGCTAAGTTGGAACAAACGACCGGCCGCAGCCATGCATAGTACCGTACAAGACATGCATGCTGGGATGTACCAAACAAAATCGACAAACGAGTGAACAATGCTCGCGATCCAAATTGCCAAAAGGACGCCGCTGAGCGTGGTTATCTGTTGAGATGTCGACCGTCGTAAAGAGCTGACCAACCAATAGCCGGTTAACAGGATCAGTGCGGCGACGAGCAAGAAGCCTGGTATGCCGGCTTCCAGCAGAACTTGCAGGTAACCATTTTCAGCGTGCGTGTAACCGAATTCGGTCCATTCGGTCATGTAGACGGGGTAAATATTTTGGTGGCTCCCAACCCCCGAACCCCACCAAGCGAAGTCAGGAACCGCATCAGCAACGGCAGTCCAAATGCGACGGCGAGCGCCGGAAGGGTCGATCTGATCGAGCGAACCGGCTGTGATGGTGCCTAGTCGGGCAAGAAGACGTTGGCGACCATGAATCAAGATCGCGACACTGATGGTAGAGAGCAGTCCGATACCGTAGAACAATGTTTTCCGGTTGATCTGCCGCGTGGTTGTTAGCATGACCAGGCAAGTGCAGGCCACCAAGAGGATAATCAATATTCCTCCGCGCGAAAAACACTGCAGACCCGCAAAGGCGACGGTGACCAGCCCCAAACTCAAGAACATTGGCGTGTGCGGTGAAAATCGCTTTTGTTCCACCGCTGTCTGAAAATGAAACTTCTGAGACTTTTCACGTTGAGCGGCCGCCGTCAGCCAACCGATCAGAGGTGCCATCCCAATTGCGAGGAAGTGCGCGTAGTGGTTTTGGTTTGCAAACGGGCCTTTGACGGTGTGAAGAGTGTTTCTTGATGGATGTTCATAGATCCACAGGAACTTTCCATTTCCCAGCAAGTACTGCAGAAGTCCTAGAACAGCCATTGAGATGGCGGCTAACGCAATCCATTTCAGCAGACGTTCGATATCGGTCAGTGAACGGAGACGCTGATAGGTGACCATGAAGAGAACACTGTAGGCAACGAGAAGGCAGAGGCCGCGTCGTGTTCGCTCGGGAGAGAGGGAGACCGTTTGCCACGTTCCCAGGCTTGCTGCGCTGGCGTTCCACATGGGTAATAATTCGGTTTGTGTGGGGGACATCACCTGAAGCGCGTTGGGTGGCAGAGGAAACAACTGGAGCACAATTAAAACTATCGCCAAAAGGAAGATAAGTTCGGCGCCGGACCAGGACCACTTGGCCGTCTTATCAAAACTTTTGGCGGCGAACCAACTGACAGCGGTTATCCAAACGATTGTGGTCAGCACGAGCTTTCCCAGTGGATGTCGGCCGCCCATGAATAACGGGGCGATAAAGAGTGCCGCCAACAGACCCGCATCGTTAAGACGCAGGAACGCTGCCTGGAAGAGTTGATGAAGGTGGCGTTGGGGTGCAAGGCGCGTGGATCGAGATTTAGCCGGCAGTCGCCGTCTGAGTCGCCATTGAGAAACGGAAGCAAGCACCCGAGTTCGTACTGTGTTCATGAGATTGATCCTTGCGGATTCCAAGGGATCTTCTTCACGCAGCTCGGTTGTTTTCGGTCCAAGTCCGTACGGTTGGGGCGTGCGGTTCGGAGGCGTCTTTCGTCTCCGTTAAATTATCGTGATATCCATGCCCATAGCCCTGGCCGTACCCATAGGTGTATCCGTAGTCAGTATCGGTTGCACTCGAGATCCGATTAATCACCACACCAAGGATGTTCAAGTTGGCGGAACGGATTTCGTCGACGGCCCTGTGTACGAGTCGACGATGGTTCTTAGACGGATGAACGACAAGCACAAGCCCGTTCGTCAAACGTGTCACAATCGAGGCGTCGCTGGCGGCCAGAATGGGCGGTGTATCAATAAGCACTTGGTCGTAATGATCACAGGCCCAGGATACGAATTCCGAAAACCGGGAGGTTCCTAGTAGGCCGCTTGGATCGGCTGGTAAAGTACCCGCGGGTAAGATATGAAGCCCGTCGAGTGATGTTTGTTGAATATGCCGCTGACTGAGATCGTTAACGTCTTCGCTCAATCGCAGTACATCCGACAGTCCTCCCTTGCCACGGAAACTAAACAGTCGTGTGAGTCCCGGACGGCGCATGTCACCGTCGATCAACAATGTCCGTTTACCCGCCTGTGCGGAAGCGACACCCAAGTTGGAGAGGACGGTGGTTTTTCCATCACCTGGTTCCGAACTACTGATTGCGACGCACTCACCGCCCTGGTCCGAGAATGCGAGCGTCGACCGTAGGGTGCGGAACGATTCGCTCTCGACCGCGTTCGGTGCAGTGTGCACCTGTAACGATTCTAGTCCTGTCGCGTCGGACATCGGTAACTGTCTGACAATTGCCAGAATGGAGACATCAAGTTGGTCTCGAAGTTCATCGGCTGACCGGAAGCGATCATCCAAAACGTCGAGTACATAAGCCAAGCCGATGCCGAATCCAAGACCACCGATCAAGACGGTGGAGCAGACGGTGAGTAAGCGAGGAGAAACAGGACTGTCTTTTGCCTTGGGTTCACTCACCACTGCTACGCGAACTTCGGCTTGATCCTGACGGATGTCTAAATTGGCTATTCGATTTCGCAGCGTATCGTGTAACTCTCGTAGCATTTTTAAATCGTGTTCAATGATTGCGACGCGGGCCACACGGCCATTAACTTCGACAGCCTGATGTTGCGCAATTGAGAATTCAGATTCCAAGTTCTTCTCGTGGGCGATTGCGGTCGAAAGTTTGCCTTTGGCACTTGAAAGCAACATCGCACCTAAATTGCGATTTTGCATCGCGTCCAACTTTCTCGCTTTATCAGCACTGTACCGCGCCAAATATTCCTCGTTTTGTCCAACGATGGTTTGAAGTTCCACCAGGTCCGGGTGCGCGCTGCCGTAGAAGTCGCGTATTGCCATTAAGCGGGCGCGGTCTTTGTTCAATTCTCGCTGCAAATTCTTGACGACTTCCTCATCTTTCGCGCTCAAGCCCAACATACTTAAAACTAAGTCGCGACCTCCTGCGTCTTCCATGGATAGCATGAACTGTCGTAGATCTCGGCCCTGGTCAATCGCTTCTTGAATGGCGATCACTGAAGCTTCCAACCGCATTCGGTCTTTTTTGACTTCTAATAAGGCTTCATTTATCTTCACTACGTTATGGACGAGCGGATGAGTGATCGTTGAACCATCACGAAAACCAAGGTCACCAATCTCGCGTTTGGCTCTCAGTAACAGTTGCTCTTTTGCCGCTAACTGTTTTGCGACATCTGATCGACCTTTATCCAGGATCGTTACAATCTCGGTTGCCACATCTCGTTGATTGTCATCAATAAAGTCCAGATAAGATTGCACGATCGCGTTCAGGACGCTTACTGCAGCTTGGTTGTCACGTGACAAATACCGGACTTCAATGAAGTTGGTTGATCGGATTGCATTCGCAGCGAGGTTCGCTCGAAGTGTTTCGACCCATTTCTCACGCGGTAAATCGTAAACGTCAGCCTGGTCCGTCGGGGAAAGTAACGCGATCTGTTCGGCTGCACGATCTAGTACCACACTGCTGTAAAGTAAGCGCTCGTAGGTGGGCAGCATGCCACGGCGATAGCTGTCTGTCCCAGGTAATGCATCTTCGTTTCCCTGGTACATCAACATCAAAGACATGCTGGCCGCATGCCTTCTTGACGCAGTCGCGTAATACAAACCTCCCAGGAGACAGGCGGCAAGCAGTGAGACAATCACGTTCATCTTGCGATGACGAATTGTTCGCAACAATCGCATCGCCGCATGCACAAGATGAGTCTGTGAATTGGAGTTATGCGGTAGGACTTGTTTTCGTTCGTTCATTTTCTACTGTTCAAAGCATCACGAACTGACGTTCGCCATATCGCTGAAATTCCCTTATTCAGCAGAAGTTCATGTTCGACGGCTACACCGGGTGGAGATCTTTATCGCCTTCACCCTGCTAGTACAACCCCAACTGAACTGAATGAGCGTTGCTGCTAGCGGATTGCTTATTCGTTAGATAGCAACTCATCTGATCACCGTAAGTCGTTCAATGGCAGTTTGCTCTTCCCAATTTGTGATGTGGTATCTGCGTGCTGTTGAGGACCGTTGAAAGAAACGGTCGCATGAATATTTCTTTCCTCAAAATTTACGATTGTCGTTAGATGCACTGCTGTAGTGTCTCAAGCAGAATCAACAGAAGGCTTTTCAGGAAAAAACCTAACCTGAAAAGTGAAGGTGGTGTCACAGGCGAACGTTTTGGGTGAGTAGTCACGATCACAGAGGCGTGGGCCCCCTTTCATGGATGGTTGAAAGGCGTTGGCCGAGTCGTGACGAGATCAATGGGAGGGTAGGGAATGTCTTTTACGCCACTTTTATGCGCGTGTGGGGAAAAGTATGTCTTGAAGGCCGAAGCAGACCTCTGTCGTGAAAGAAAATGTCCTGATTGTGGACAACCGTTAAATTCAGCTGCATTCTCGAATTCCCAAGACGCTGATCGAGTTGCCCACGTTGCAACCAGGGAACGAATTCAATTTCGTTGTCCCAAATGCAAGAAAAAATTGCAGGCTCCCCGGAAGGCGATGGGAAAAACCATTGAATGCCCGGGCTGTTCGACGAAGCTTGCGATTCCTGGCAATAGTCACGCAACTCCGAAGATGCCTGCGCCATCGAATGATTACTGAATGAAGCCGAAGCGGATGCCAGTGCACGCTGTGTGCAACGGATTCGATGTGAGTTTTGCCAGCATGAACTACAAGAGCAGAAACAAATTTGCCCTCAGTGTCGCCGACGGAACGTGGCGAACGCTGCGGCAAAACTGACGAGTAAAAAGCTGAGACGTACCGGGCAGGTGGCGCTTGGTGTCGGTATTTCAGTAGTTTACTACCATTTGATACTCTCCTTCACGAATCTGCTTCTCCTCTTTGCAGGAGTACTATTCAATCTGCCATCGTTGCTCGCGATTACTGTTTGGGCTCAGGGTATTCTGTTGCTGTCGTCACCGATCGGGATGCTTATCTGTGCGTTCGCTCCAGTTCCGGTCAGTAGAAGGCTGGTGGTTCTTGCGCTGGTCGCGCAGATCGTTGCCGTAGTTTTCCACTTGGAGCCGATCGAGGATCCTAGGCTTGGAGTACTCGCCTCCCTGGTTGTGCAGAATCTGGCAGGTTTGCTCGGGCTTGGTAGTTACATGCTGTTTGTCGAATATCTGGGGCTGGTAGGGGCAAAAAATTTAGGTGTAGCATCTTCAATTCAGCAGATACGAAATCGAACCATTTTTTCAGTCTTTTTCCCGATTGCAATCAATCTCGGGCTGGTTGTCGTCGCACTCCTCTCGGTGGCGTTTGGGGGGATATTTTTTGTTGTCGTGATGTCAATTCTAGTTTTGATTTATTTGGGTGTTTGGCTGTTGTGGCTGAAGGAGTATTTGGAGTTGCTAAGCTATCTCAAACGCAATTGTTGGGCTGAGAAAGAATTGGCTCGCAACAGACTGACTCGAAAACGTGTGCTGGGGCGATTCGCGGGCCCCGTTTGGGAGGAACCGTTTTGCGGAAACCGTTCGTTACTCGGCTTATCTCCGGTGGATGGCATGCGAGGCACGATGTTGATTGACGGTTCTGTTGGTTCTAGCATCGTCTCCCGGCAATCTCTGGCGTATAATCTCAGCATGACGAATCTCGATGACAAACGCGATCGTTTACTGAAGCAACTGCGATCCTATGGTAGTTGTGCCGTGGCTTTTTCTGCCGGTGTCGATAGTACGGTGGTGGCCAAGGCGGCTTGTCTGGCATTGGGCGATCAGGCGGTTGCGGCAACAGCTCAAAGTCCGAGTTTAGCCCAAGGAGAGCTCGATGAGGCCAAGCGTTTGGCTGACTTGATTGGCATTCGGCATTTGGTAATCAAGACCCAAGAAATGGCAAATCCAAGTTATCAAGCCAATGATTTTGACCGCTGTTATCACTGCAAGACCGAACTGTATTTTCAACTGGAAGGAATGGCCGATCGGCTTGGGGTCAAGGTGATCGCGAACGGTGCGAATCTCGATGATAAGGTGGACCACCGTCCTGGTATGCGAGCAGCACGCGAGCATCAGGTGCGAAGTCCGTTGATGGACGTCGGACTGACCAAGACGGACGTCCGCGAGCTGGCCGCTGAATGGCAGCTACCGGTCTGGAACAAGCCCGCGATGCCTTGTCTGTCCAGTCGAATTGCTTATGGCGAGGAAGTTACTAGCGAACGATTACGAATGATCGATGATGCCGAACGATGGCTTCGCGGCAAAGGTTTTTCCGAACTGCGAGTGCGCTATCATCGCGGTGATCTGGCTCGCATCGAAGTGCCTGCTGGTCAGTTATCGCGTCTATGCGAGTCACCTCTCCATACCGAGTTGGTGGTCGAGTTTCAACGTTTGGGATTTCGGTTCGTAACGATCGATCTTCAGGGTTTTCAATCAGGAAGCATGAATGTGCTTGTTCCGCTTGAACGCGTGGAAATATCTTAAGGCGATACCTGATCCGCGACGCGCAATAAAAAAGCGTCTCCTCCACCGCAATGCCGTGGCGATGCGTTTTGTGAGAGCCCGTTTGCCAAACAAGGGGGGGACGGTAGCTCTGGGATTCGCGATCCGCGCGAAGCGGCTTGACGAATGGCCAGAACGACAATGGTTAAGTCCCCATTCGGGCTGTTTATCGGCTCCCCAGTAAATGACATCGTCAACACGAACATGGCAGAATAAACGCCAATGCTTCCGTGAAGCGGGTCGGATCGTAACAACAAACGATCGTCACCACAAGAACGATGCGGATGACTTTTTTCGGTAGCCTGAAACAGAGCCAGGCCGCAGGAAAATCCCGCGGCCTGGTAGGTTTTCAATCTCAATTTCTGGGCCAGTCGCTCGAACGCTAAACGCGTCGAGAAGCATGGCTTGATCGTCTCTACTGACCCGAGTCACGCAGTACCGGTTCCATCACCTTGGTGTTTCGCTCAACCGCCAGCACAATCGTTTGCTGGGTGGTGCCATCACTGCTGCTGCTGGTTACAGGGAGTACTTGTCGCCGGTCCGGCATGCTCATTCGAATCGTAAATGTTCCGTCGGGACGAAGTTTGATGGGTTCACCCCCAAGTGTCACATGAGCGTCGGATTTGGTGGAACCATAGATGATCATTTCAGCTTCCA
This genomic stretch from Pirellulaceae bacterium harbors:
- a CDS encoding S8 family serine peptidase, coding for MGHFDSRLHIYRSLQVEPCEPRLVLAHPTTEMPAIQTSVSDETSILAGHQVAGVAYAHALGLSGHGQTVAIIDSGIAYDHQALGGGFGTGHRVVGGWDFTDENDADPFDDAPAGLHGTHIAGILASADTDHPGVAPEVDLVALRVFNDQGEGSFEWIENALRWVIDNRQNFEHPITTVNLSLGTKWQGEEVPQWAVLENEFSELHEQGIFVAVAAGNGFRTRPVVGLSYPATSPHVVAVASHDSKGELSNFSRRSDRVLVAPGENITSTAPDYLYDFNGITDDFFTASGTSMATPFVSGASILIREALERTGATDVSVETIHQILQGTAQQTFDERTDRFYSHVDLQAALESIAPIDDYGSAANTAHALGQIGSSHSVTGNIEIPTDVDYFSFSPAQSGTIRLQIDQASQLAPRWYTDSLSAENGKVIDIEVRAHQRYTIGIGSDSGVGEYSFTASLQPPTIELGAIGFSEITTTGGAIYEFTTERAGILAISVSADTSPPNRLNLFQDMDQVTSNQPFASVQHRLDLDVDAGDSFYFESTSPTRITLANIVSIEGNELNIFGTSQDDNFFATLGPQASFSVNGLTFDLSKHEQSSVQFHGEQGNDVLRIYLSDQNESVTVTPSTLQVRGSNLRIQSVDFEKQYIYAGDGNDTAYLYDSIADDQFTGLPHYSVLSGPTFFNYVEGFSSVQAYSIKGGLDRARLFDSSDDDTFTGQTSYSLLAGQNFRNYVEGFRKVRAYSHQGGHDTAVLYDSHADDTYHGLPNYSLLTTPKESRYVEAFESVKVHAIFGGMDHARLYDSPFDDTLFALPEYSLIEGHNFRNYARGFDQVRAYSQSGGHDIARLYDSAANDEFTALPRYGVMKGVDFDNYAEGFALVRAYSNQGGIDVARFLDSDGNDTFHGLPRYAVFTGNGFDNYAEGFNRVRAYSHQGGLDEARLYGSTGDDQFDGLPEYSVIKGPEFDNYVEGFELVFADSNQGGFDEARLYDSVNDDVFIGSANSGILTGSSYRNAAIGFNLLQVHSDHGGRDRAFLSGQKTDRVFADTQSEKGFLAIAYRSRSANFDFQLASESSDLHRSLARLIARDDFYRSASAEIDSQDISTANLLQLVRSDDQIISAIGFDVVDWLLEDDQDWTP
- a CDS encoding O-antigen ligase family protein, with the protein product MNTVRTRVLASVSQWRLRRRLPAKSRSTRLAPQRHLHQLFQAAFLRLNDAGLLAALFIAPLFMGGRHPLGKLVLTTIVWITAVSWFAAKSFDKTAKWSWSGAELIFLLAIVLIVLQLFPLPPNALQVMSPTQTELLPMWNASAASLGTWQTVSLSPERTRRGLCLLVAYSVLFMVTYQRLRSLTDIERLLKWIALAAISMAVLGLLQYLLGNGKFLWIYEHPSRNTLHTVKGPFANQNHYAHFLAIGMAPLIGWLTAAAQREKSQKFHFQTAVEQKRFSPHTPMFLSLGLVTVAFAGLQCFSRGGILIILLVACTCLVMLTTTRQINRKTLFYGIGLLSTISVAILIHGRQRLLARLGTITAGSLDQIDPSGARRRIWTAVADAVPDFAWWGSGVGSHQNIYPVYMTEWTEFGYTHAENGYLQVLLEAGIPGFLLVAALILLTGYWLVSSLRRSTSQQITTLSGVLLAIWIASIVHSFVDFVWYIPACMSCTVLCMAAAGRLFQLSQPAANDTSDISLCRFHSFACVIAIVFVACLSLPTLQRPAFAATAWESYLKISLTTDRDVETQAQINRREMDSFGHHDQESLTRMERYLIATLRHDPNDARAHLRLSTNYLRRFDRCQRLSENPMSLWSIREAAINSNFPSLAAQHEWLTVATGKHLTYLSLARNHALQAIRLSPLQGKAYLHLCDLAFLSGHNPMRNALISQALAVRPHDGDVLYMAGYDAIQAGDMQGGAKFLQQAFCRGPAIQAVIIESLALQVHPEAFITVFQPDHDGLERLFNYYRFADLLDEARIAGKHYSEQLGMLAGQYSGPEAARLWYRCQEVHSYLQQIPQAIDATRKALEADPGDYQLNFLLGSRLQQAGDYQQARQQFRWCARRKPNDPTVKIRLAQIDNQMR
- a CDS encoding polysaccharide biosynthesis tyrosine autokinase — its product is MNERKQVLPHNSNSQTHLVHAAMRLLRTIRHRKMNVIVSLLAACLLGGLYYATASRRHAASMSLMLMYQGNEDALPGTDSYRRGMLPTYERLLYSSVVLDRAAEQIALLSPTDQADVYDLPREKWVETLRANLAANAIRSTNFIEVRYLSRDNQAAVSVLNAIVQSYLDFIDDNQRDVATEIVTILDKGRSDVAKQLAAKEQLLLRAKREIGDLGFRDGSTITHPLVHNVVKINEALLEVKKDRMRLEASVIAIQEAIDQGRDLRQFMLSMEDAGGRDLVLSMLGLSAKDEEVVKNLQRELNKDRARLMAIRDFYGSAHPDLVELQTIVGQNEEYLARYSADKARKLDAMQNRNLGAMLLSSAKGKLSTAIAHEKNLESEFSIAQHQAVEVNGRVARVAIIEHDLKMLRELHDTLRNRIANLDIRQDQAEVRVAVVSEPKAKDSPVSPRLLTVCSTVLIGGLGFGIGLAYVLDVLDDRFRSADELRDQLDVSILAIVRQLPMSDATGLESLQVHTAPNAVESESFRTLRSTLAFSDQGGECVAISSSEPGDGKTTVLSNLGVASAQAGKRTLLIDGDMRRPGLTRLFSFRGKGGLSDVLRLSEDVNDLSQRHIQQTSLDGLHILPAGTLPADPSGLLGTSRFSEFVSWACDHYDQVLIDTPPILAASDASIVTRLTNGLVLVVHPSKNHRRLVHRAVDEIRSANLNILGVVINRISSATDTDYGYTYGYGQGYGHGYHDNLTETKDASEPHAPTVRTWTENNRAA
- the larE gene encoding ATP-dependent sacrificial sulfur transferase LarE, translating into MANAAAKLTSKKLRRTGQVALGVGISVVYYHLILSFTNLLLLFAGVLFNLPSLLAITVWAQGILLLSSPIGMLICAFAPVPVSRRLVVLALVAQIVAVVFHLEPIEDPRLGVLASLVVQNLAGLLGLGSYMLFVEYLGLVGAKNLGVASSIQQIRNRTIFSVFFPIAINLGLVVVALLSVAFGGIFFVVVMSILVLIYLGVWLLWLKEYLELLSYLKRNCWAEKELARNRLTRKRVLGRFAGPVWEEPFCGNRSLLGLSPVDGMRGTMLIDGSVGSSIVSRQSLAYNLSMTNLDDKRDRLLKQLRSYGSCAVAFSAGVDSTVVAKAACLALGDQAVAATAQSPSLAQGELDEAKRLADLIGIRHLVIKTQEMANPSYQANDFDRCYHCKTELYFQLEGMADRLGVKVIANGANLDDKVDHRPGMRAAREHQVRSPLMDVGLTKTDVRELAAEWQLPVWNKPAMPCLSSRIAYGEEVTSERLRMIDDAERWLRGKGFSELRVRYHRGDLARIEVPAGQLSRLCESPLHTELVVEFQRLGFRFVTIDLQGFQSGSMNVLVPLERVEIS